Proteins from a genomic interval of Pseudobdellovibrionaceae bacterium:
- a CDS encoding ABC transporter substrate-binding protein, producing the protein MRIETRLLWGRLFTRAGDQAWDFALPLTLLALWPGRLDLASLFYLGVKALSLLLTPRIAGLIDTRSRRWVTRWGLGLQFLGVLGSLVGLTLIGDPRGDLEFFFFFAALTCAGVLGSLGAILMDIAIAADLAPSLFVGDALTRFNSRFRQVDLATEVGAPVAAGLLIVAFTSPLYGFAAVAAWNMISFLPEWLILDSVFRDRPELSRANVQISTETRLGFAARVRAGYALFRTQRVAPVMIAYSLLWVSALSPHGVLLTGFLKDAWQLPEWQIGLFRGAGAFFGLAATFLFPLAYRRFGLTRAAGIFLGFQTITVVGAGLAFARAEFFALTSFTTFAFLGAVLFSRIGLYGFMLGETQLRQESIAAGERGRVNGFASVLNNAMTFVLLGLASLLPQTGDFKWLILLSVGAVLLAFLIYLGASARGKALESA; encoded by the coding sequence GTGCGCATCGAAACGCGCCTTCTTTGGGGGCGCTTGTTCACCCGCGCGGGGGACCAGGCCTGGGACTTCGCGCTGCCGCTCACGCTGCTCGCCCTGTGGCCGGGGCGACTGGATCTCGCGTCGCTTTTTTATCTCGGCGTGAAAGCGCTCAGCCTTCTGCTCACCCCGCGGATCGCGGGACTGATCGACACGCGCTCGCGCCGGTGGGTGACGCGTTGGGGACTCGGCCTTCAGTTTCTGGGCGTGCTGGGGAGTCTGGTCGGACTCACGCTGATCGGAGATCCCCGCGGGGATCTCGAATTCTTTTTCTTCTTCGCGGCGCTGACATGCGCGGGAGTCCTCGGAAGTTTGGGCGCCATCCTGATGGACATCGCCATCGCGGCCGATTTGGCGCCGTCGCTTTTCGTGGGCGACGCTTTGACCCGTTTCAATAGCCGTTTTCGTCAAGTGGACCTGGCGACCGAAGTGGGCGCGCCGGTCGCGGCCGGACTTTTGATCGTGGCCTTCACTTCGCCCCTTTACGGATTCGCGGCCGTCGCCGCGTGGAACATGATTTCGTTTCTGCCCGAATGGCTGATCCTCGATTCGGTCTTTCGCGATCGCCCCGAGCTCTCGCGCGCGAACGTCCAGATCAGCACCGAAACGCGCTTGGGGTTCGCGGCGCGCGTCCGTGCGGGCTACGCGCTTTTCCGCACGCAGCGCGTGGCGCCCGTAATGATCGCGTACTCGCTGTTATGGGTTTCGGCACTCAGTCCGCACGGTGTGCTGCTCACGGGATTTTTGAAAGACGCCTGGCAACTTCCCGAATGGCAGATCGGACTTTTTCGCGGCGCCGGCGCTTTCTTCGGTTTGGCGGCGACGTTTCTTTTTCCGCTGGCGTACCGGCGCTTCGGGCTGACCCGCGCCGCGGGGATTTTTCTGGGCTTCCAAACGATCACCGTCGTGGGGGCGGGTCTCGCCTTCGCGCGGGCGGAGTTTTTCGCCCTCACGAGCTTCACGACCTTCGCGTTTTTGGGCGCAGTTCTTTTCTCGCGCATCGGGCTTTACGGCTTCATGCTCGGCGAAACGCAACTGCGACAGGAGTCCATCGCGGCGGGTGAGCGCGGCCGCGTGAACGGCTTCGCGAGCGTTCTGAACAACGCGATGACCTTCGTACTTTTGGGGCTCGCGAGCCTGCTTCCCCAGACGGGGGATTTCAAGTGGCTGATTCTTTTGTCCGTCGGCGCGGTGCTTTTGGCTTTCTTAATTTACCTGGGCGCGAGCGCTCGCGGAAAAGCGCTGGAATCAGCTTAA
- a CDS encoding glutathione S-transferase family protein, translated as MSEKVTFYYHPMSRARSIHWMLEEVGAPYDVKRIDMMKGEQKLPAFLAKNPMGKLPMIEHRGVVITEGTAIATYLADAFPQAGLAPDVTDPQRGAYYRWLFFAPSVFEPGMVDQIFPRAQTPPSSYIGHGTFEAVLNTVEHAIRDGFVLKNRFSTADLALSSQLSYALMTNAIPARASFKAYVNLCQDRPAFRRHLETADRLGL; from the coding sequence ATGTCCGAAAAAGTCACGTTTTACTATCACCCCATGTCCCGCGCCCGCAGCATCCATTGGATGCTCGAAGAAGTCGGCGCGCCCTACGACGTCAAGCGGATCGACATGATGAAGGGTGAGCAGAAACTTCCCGCGTTCCTTGCGAAAAATCCCATGGGAAAACTTCCGATGATCGAGCACCGGGGCGTCGTCATCACGGAAGGCACCGCCATCGCCACCTACCTGGCCGATGCCTTCCCGCAGGCGGGACTTGCGCCCGACGTGACCGATCCCCAGCGCGGCGCTTACTACCGCTGGCTGTTCTTCGCCCCTTCGGTTTTCGAACCGGGCATGGTCGATCAGATTTTCCCGCGCGCGCAGACCCCGCCGTCGAGCTACATCGGCCACGGGACGTTCGAAGCGGTGCTGAATACGGTCGAACACGCCATTCGGGACGGCTTTGTTTTGAAAAACCGTTTCTCGACGGCGGATCTCGCGTTGTCGTCGCAGTTGAGCTACGCCTTGATGACGAACGCGATTCCCGCACGCGCGAGTTTCAAAGCTTACGTGAACCTGTGCCAAGACCGCCCGGCGTTCCGTCGTCACTTGGAAACCGCGGATCGTTTGGGACTTTAA